One Plasmodium malariae genome assembly, chromosome: 3 genomic window, actattaataaaattatacaaatgaTAAAGTAATTTAACTGGGTGCgtgcatttttattatgaagaATTACATGCCCTCTAGGTATCCGCAGTTCTATCATTTTGGAATAAATactacttttttaaatttatatttttttatttccagaattttaaaatatttgtcaAATATCGCTACAGGCACAGAAATTCTAAAGTTGTAACGGTAGTACATGGTAGGATTACTACATTTTGTTTGGttaataaaagagaaaaaaaaagaaaaatatacatacatacaaatatacgtacatatatttattatgtacacGCATGTATGttacataagtatatacatttatatatacatttatatatacatttatatttacatttatatatacattaatatatacatttatatgtacatttatatatacatttatatgtacatttatacatatatgtatatatatctacacATACTTATGTTCAAAATGGCATAAGAAAAATGGtagttccttttttttaaacgtGAAACTGCGAAATAAATGTGAGGGTAAAAaaccatattttttttagagtaGAGAATTACGTTATGgcaaacagaaaaaaattaaaagagaaaagaaaaagtctTAACCCAAATTATAACAAAACgaataaagaaaaggaaggttatattatatatgttgttCATTAgctagcttttttttttttttcaactaGCCAAATAgttgttttttatttgaatgtTGGCACCTTATTAGtgtataaacaaaaaaaaaaaaaaaaaaaaaaaaaaaaaaaaaaagaaaaagaaaagaagtaTAGGTGTAGGAATTGGCATAATAACTGCAGTAATCGTAATAACCTGAACATGTCAGCTCCCgtaaatatagatataccTAAATTAATTCTAGACAATGGAGGAGGGCTGATAAAAGGTGGAATACTTCCTAGTTATTCCCAACTAAATGATGCATTGTTTGATGAAATTGAACCCAAATTTATTGTGCCAAATTGTGTAGGTCaaatcagaaaaaaaaatatatttcatataagtGATAGTTGTTATAGTATATGCGAATATTTTTGTCATCGACCACATGTAGATGGGTTATTATTGGATTTAGAAATGCAAACAAAAATATGGGAAAAAATCTTTTCATGTAAACAAACCATtggatataaaataaatgatatggCTATATGTATTACTGAATCATATTTGACACCTGCATACATAAGACAAGGTGTTATAGAATTGTtgtttgaatattttaattttgatcAAATAGTTATAGTTTCTTCACAGACAATGCTAccattttcatatattgGTTTAAATTTAGGTCAATATGATATTTTGAATCCTccaatttttaataatgattcatatgtaataaaaaaaaaatacataacgAAAAGGAGGAGAACAGGGGAAAAGACAAATAAACCTAATGTACCGAAAAGAAGTCTTACTCCAAGGAATAGTGCAAAGGAGGAGGAGGAGCAGCAGGAGCAGCAAATGAAGGAGCAGCACGAGGAAGAGGtggaagaagaagaggaagattACTTAGGAATGGATACCAATTCAGGTAGAGGTTATAATCTCCTCAAGATGGAAAGTAAAAAATCGATGGAGGGGACTAATGAATGGGAAGCCATGGATGAAATGAACAAAAGTGAGTTAAATGGGTATGAGGTGGAAAGAGAAGCGAGTAGAGAAACTAGCCGTGAAAAAACAAGAAGGGGGAATAGTCAAATGAGCAGAGAAATTAGTTGTGAAGGAAACAAAAGGGGGAACGACCAAATGAGATACGAAACGAGTTATGATATGAGTTACGATACTAGTGAATGTAATGGGGAAGAAAACAAAATGGTACAGTACAACGACAACAGTCAGAATATTAACAATAGTGTATTAACAAATagacatatttttataaaaaacatagaaTGCTATAATAAGTATACTTATAAAGTGTACATGAACAAAATGTATCACGGGGAGAATTGGcaagaatattattttaattccttttttaatatgaacaGTGTTCATAATTCTGAACAAAGTAATACACTGAATAGTTTTGTAAATAATGTATACTCAGAcagaagtaaaataataaaaggtgGAACTTACCTACCTATaagtaataacaaaataaatattgtaaaaaggttatgtagtaataattatataggaaataatttcttaaatCAAGAtcctaattttttattacctgATAAAATCGATTTATATAGAACCtattatgatataaattttaaagatataaatatgtttaaagagtattataataataattatataaacaatttttataataatattataaatggcaattataatttatccTTGAGAAATCCTTGTGCTTTATACATTGATGTAGGTTAttcacatacatatatattaccatatattgaatataaaCTAATAGAGTATGCCACATTGAGAACAAAGGTTTCTGCATctattttaaatacatatttaaaaaatacattatcaTATAAGCATGTAAATTTAGAACACAATGAACTACTagttgaaaatattaaagaaagGGCATGCTACGTATCATTAGACTATGTAAAGGatttacaaaatgaaaagaagcgattagaagaaataaaaaaacaaagaattaAGGATAAACTTAATATGAGAAAAGAAATACTAATGAAACAGTTAGAGcaggaaaaaaatgataattcaaaaaaagtTTCCTTCAAGGGAAGGGATGAATACTTGCAGATACCTCCTGTGAATGACTTTAGCAGGAGGAGTGGTCGTGACTGTGGTGAGAATGatttggaaaaaagaaaagaaaagaacaaCTCCCATAAGGAGTGTAATAGTTATAGTAGTAACAGCAACAGCAACAGCAACAGCAGTAGTGGTAGCGATAGAGATAGTGATAGGGGCAGAGATAGGGGCAGTGATAGGGGCAGTGATAGGGGCAGTGATAGGGGCAGAGATAGGGGCAGAGATAGGGGCAGAGATAGGGGCAGCAATGATAGGGGCAGTAATGATAGGGGCAGAGATAGGGGCAGAGATAGGGGCAGAGATAGGGGCAGTAATAAAGGCATTTATAGGGACAGTGTAAGTGGAAGTAGTAGCAGTGGTAGCGGTAGAGGCAGCAATAATAGTGGCAGAAGTGGCGGAGGTAAGAAGGATGGATCGGTGGAGAAAGGGGGAAATCGTGGTACAGTAACGCATAATTCAGTAAAGAATCAGATGATAGATAAGTATTCTGAGAAGGGAAGAAATAAAGGTAAAAGAACAACAGAGATGTTAATGGGAGGAAAATCAGAGGATATGTTTCTAAATGGTAGGGATAATAATGGCGAGTTCACAAATGAAAACCTAAACTCTCCAAGTAACAGTAGCTATGTTAACTTCGGGGTAGAACAGGACACATGTAATAtggtaaaaaatgaaaaagatgaAGCAGAGTATACAAACAAGTATATCAGTAACAGTTGTAGTAACAACTGCAGCAGTAATGACTGCAGCAGTAACAACCGTAGTGGTAACAACTGCAGTAGTAACAACCGTAGTGGTAACAACTGCAGCAGTAACAACCGTAGTGGTAACGACTGCAGCAGTAACAACCGTAGTGGTAATAACGTAAGGGACGAGGAAAGggaacaaatgaaaaagaataataagaaaaaaacgCACAAAATGACAGAGcaacatttattatataaatacaaattgcTTGACTACAATAATGCGACGAAGAGAGAAATAAATGAAGTGTTTGATACCCTTAGAGAAAATTGTACGAAcgattgtatttatttagaGTCTGATTATGATTACAAGCAagaattttcaaattttaaagatgacaatatttttattaatgattTAAATGTTAAAGGTGGAAATAAACAGAAAGaagatattattaatttaacgAATGAACGAATAGGGATACCTGAGGTTTTATTTAATCCTCAAGATATAAACTTAGAGCACTGTAGCATTGTCGAACTGATATATAGGTGTATATCATTACTACCAAAAGAAATTCAAAAATACTTTCTTTCtcaaatttatatatctgGTGGGtcaacaaaatttaaaaattttaagcaTCGATTATATAAAGAGTTAAGAGCAATTTTCCCAACTGAATGggaaattaatatttactcACATAAGAACAGTTTGTATAGTAATTATATAGGAACATACGTTTGGTTAAGTGATcagaatatttataattataatgttatCACAAGGCAACAATATTTTAATCATGGGAAAAAAACATGAACGGGTTggaagtttatatatatatatatatgtatatatgtatatatgtatatatatatatatatatattttttttttttttttttttttttttgcccttACCATGTCCATGCACGCCGGAAAATTGCATCCTTTTGCCTATGTGTAAAATAGCTCACATGGATAAGCAGTTGTGCATTTCTGGCAAGCCCGGACAGTTTTAACTTTGCTGTCTGTGTGATATCCGCACGTGtatgcgcatatatatacgtatatgtgtgtatgtaggTACATTTGCGCACACGTACATTCATTGCCTTTCCAGCACTACGCGAGTGTGGTATCTTGTTGTCATCCTATTCTCttattttatcaatttttttgtacttttgAGGAaccttttttcatatattaaataaaaatatttaattattatatggtTAAAGATAGAACACACATGGGATTAAATGGTATTGAAATGACCTTCCCGCTTTTCCTTTTCCCCAATTTTGAATTccacattttattataagcAGTATGTAGATggtatataatgaaataaaacaaaatgaagaaagataaaataaagcaaaataaagcaaaataaagcaaaataaagcaagATTAAGCAAGattaagcaaaataaagcaaaataaagtaaaataaagcaaGATTAAGCAAGATTAAACAATATTAAGCAAATTAAGATTCAAATAAgtcctttaaaaaattggGCCATAAAAATAGCAGCCTTGGAAAagttaaaacaaaaaaagaaagaaaaagtgGTAGTTAAACAAATGAGATACGAAACATTGGGGGGAAATGAaacaataaagaaaaaaataaaaaataaaaataaataagaaaataaaaaaataaataagaaaataaaaaaataaataagaaaataaaaaaataaataaatatataaagagaCGAATAAACAACTGAATAGGTAAGGAAATATGCATCTGAATGAATACACAGAGACGTGAACATATGAATGAATTagtaaagaaataaatgtatgattgaatgaataaataaaacgaaaagaAATGGGGGAAATTCTCAAATTGGAAAATAGctcaaataaatttttaaaacgaCTTTGcgtttgttttgttttgtttttctgAAAATTAAATGCTCCCATTCTTACTTCTCGTTGTACTTTAACCTGCTTTACCACATCTAGGCATTGCCTTACATtctgtataatttttttttttttttttttttttttttttttttttcttctgttATGCGCCATATAttagttaaaaaatttggcATTATGAGTATTTGCAAGGTTCATCCACTTCGTCTACTCCATTTACCTCATCTACCTCAATTACTTCGATATCTTCTTTGTGTTTCTCTTTGATCTCAGCTTTACATTTACAGAATTATCAGTATAGAAAGGAGGGAATTGGAGGGAAAAGGGGGGAAATGCGTTCTTTCCATTTATGCCCACTCCTGCCTGCTCAAAGAGTTATGCTTTCTTTTCCTCAGAGTCTATCTGCGGTGCCTTTTTTAGCTTGTTCTGTATgtattctattattttcgTTTTATACATATGGTCATCAGTAGTTAGGTCTATAAAATGCGTGTTATATGCACTACCTTTAAAATTGATGATACTCAGATCGATAAAATTTTCAGGCTGTTGTtgtaacatatattaaaagtcTTCATATCTTGTAAAAGggattaaatttttaaaaagagtTTTTGAATTTTCAGTTTGTCTTTGTTTTAACgttaaattattctttgttaaaaaattaaaatcatatatatcaCTTTCCATTGGAAGAAGAgcagaataaatataaattgtcTCAAATATGTTTCTTGTAtcattatatgaaatattatgattaaatttttctttaatatatgaaatgtCATTATATGGATCACAAAAAATTTgctcattttctttttcaaaattgaTTAAAATGCCTTTATTATATGgaggaataatatattttttgtttttaaattctgatatgtacatataattcatattataaGCTACTATGTTTTTCCTATCATAtgtaatgtatttatataactcttcttttaaaaagCGATGGTACTCCTTTTCAGTATGGCtcatttcaattttttctcCCTCTTCAACCCCATCTTCTTCTATATCTTCTTCTATATCTTCTTTATCTTCATCTTTATCCTTATCTTTATCTTCATCTTTATCTTCATATGTATTCCTCTTTTTATCATCATAAAAAAGGGGGCTAATCTGTATATCGTTATCAAACGAAAAGATAGATTTGTTTATAGCGtgcattttccttttttcttcttcttcttcttcttctttttcctcttcttctttttccccTTCTGTGCTGATTTTGTTTGCATTTGTTGCATTATCGACTGTACTTCCCTTTCCCTTTcccttttccctttttttgttCCTAACACGTTTCATACTCGACTTGGCCAAAAGAAATTCCTTAACATTCTCGTCATACGTACAACTACAGCTCGTGCACTTATACTGCATAAGATGCTTCATGAATATGTTTTCACTGACAGTGGTAAACATagaaaatgaatttatattaataaaattatttgcaTCACTATCCTTGCTATTCGACCAGTCCATAGGCACCGATTCCTCTCTTTTGAACAATTGCTCGGGTGTTGTGTATGGGGGGTATTTGCTCTGTTCTATCCCTCCCTCCCCTGATTCATCTTGCATTGAGAAGGACGTATAGTGGGAAGATGGGTCGGTACTCACATAAGTAGTACTTCCAGTTGTGCTTCCAGTCATACTTCCAATCGTGCTTGCAGTCGTTCCTCCGATAGTAATATCGCCAGTATGCCCACCAGTATGTCCACCAGTAAAGTCAACAGTAATAGCCCTAGTAAAACTTCCTATCATTCTGTTGGTTCCCTTTTCCTCTTCCTCGACCGTCCGCCCCTCTCTACCAACTTTTTCACCTGAACTGTGCATATCATTTTCCCCCTTTTCCCCGTTTTGCACTCCTCCTTTTGTCCTTGCATCGTCCCGTGGCTGAtcgttttttatatttctgcTGAGTACTTGCATAAAGTTGATGTTGGTGGTGTAGAAAATAGGAATATAGTTATACACCTTTTCACTCTGATTGataataaaactttttaaagCTACATAGAATGGCAAGTTCGTATGATCAACAAAATCGTTGGCTTGTAAGAATggtaaaaaggaatatacaATTTCGATTCTATTAATTCTATaatgatttatattatttttcaaataatttaaaacattGATATATTGAAAAGGTATATCTTTCGTCTTGTTAAATCTTTTCACATGATCAATATGTAtatctaattttatattatatttcctattattatttaaaaaaaaattgaaaaatacataaagaTAATATGGTTTGTTAAATGAACATCTGTTTGTATTAATACCATCATATTCATTCATGTGCCGATTacttgtattatttttatttccactCGAAATAATACTAAGGGTTGATGTTCCAGCTGTACTGTTGTTGTTACATACATATTCGTATAACGGGTTTGGATGAAATGAAACAAATAGTTCATTCAATACTACTGGAATTTTGAATTCGATAAAGCCTTTTTTcgacaataataaaatatcacTACTGCTCTTAAGTAGTTTGTTCATCAAAAAAGCATGTTCATCTTTCTCCTGCAATTTGTTACTCTCAAAATTACCTAGTTTCATTCTTACAAACCTCTTTGATGAGTCTATACTTGGGTTTAGTACTTGCTCATACCAATACACTCTCCCCCTTTCGTTTCCCCTCGAGCGGCTCTCCGCTTCCTCACCGTTGTTCCCACTGATAACACCGCTAATCCCTCTTGCCTCACCCAAATTGTACAAATCATTGTAAATGAAAAAGCGATCCGGAAAGGTGCATCGCCCGAGGCGATCTCCTTTATCACCATTGTCATGACCACTGCAGCTATAATCGCACTTATTAGTATCAACCATATCGTTCGAATTTCCTGTACAACCTGAACTGTGCAGGAGATTTCGCACATAGGCTACCTTCTTTGGAACTGCGTAATTCCAAATACCCCTCAGAATAAAATTGGGTTTTATATTGCTATtcatgtaattaaaaaaaatatttttatttaaaaaattataattaagaCAAACATCATgttgaaatataaatttcaaaaaggccttcttttcatatttataaataaaaacaatactTTTACAAATACCATTATAATCCACATGtagtttgtatatattttttttataattatactctttatatttttttaaattatttaaaatatttgttgaAAGCATTGACAGTTTGGACTTATCAAAATTAGCTTTTTTCcattctttatataatatatgatcCGAAATAACGATCTTTTTAtccctattttttttaagtgtgCAGATTGATTTATCCCCTTGGATGACAATGTTTTCTTTGCATCCataatttgttttgttaACCTCATTGTTGTTACAGCATTCATTGTTGTTACAGCCAATACAGCTGTTTTCCATCTTACTGCTATCTCTTTGTACATCAAGATTACTTCTGTCTTCTGGGCTGTGATGATGATTTCTTTCCCCCCCCTCCTTGTTGTCATTCCTCctaagataaaataataactcGGACTTGTCGATGGAGCGAAAAAAGGCACACGCAAAAGTGTTCCTATCGTCTGCATTGCCATATGCGCGGTTATACTCATAGTCATATCCATAGCTGTCGTCATCATCATAATGGTATCCACCACCGTCATACCCATCACTATACCAATCGCTGTTACCgctactgctactgctactgctactCCTACTGCTACTCCTACCGCTGCTCCTACCGCTGCTCCTACCGCTGCTCCTACCGCTGCTCCTACCGCTGCTCCTACCGCTGCTCCTACCGCTGCTCCTACCGCTGCTCCTACCGCTGCTCCTACCGCTGCTCCGCTTTGATTGCTCCCTTTGCAACAAGGATCCCAATGTTTGCTTGTACAAATGGACATTTCTCAAGGGATCATGAGCTAGCATTTTTTTGCTCCTTTCCGTAGTACATATACCtatcttcaattttttattattttttaaaattttgtcaaaattattttcttctgatatatttaatttttttaaaataagacCAACGCTATTTATGTTCACGTGAGCTTTAGTCCTACTTAACAATTTGAAATATTGATAATCTTTATTagatttcataatatattttattatcaaatcgttatcattatttaacAGGGTGTGGTATGCACTATCATTTATTTCATCTTCTCTATTGGTTTTACCCCCTTGGAATATGTTTTCTTTAATACTATCTACATTATCATACTGCTTATCAGTTCGAATAGTTGACGAATCATCTTCCAAGGTATTAACTTCTTCCTGGGAGAGATCTTCACCTTGTTCTTTGTTGTTCATCTTTGTTTTGTGCACCTGCCCAAGCTTGTCTTCATCATTCATATaactctttttttcattcactATTTCGATTGGCACTACATCTGGCACCGCTTCATCTGGCACTGCTTCATCTGGCATGACTTTATCTTTTATgattatattgtttttcttttcctgAGATTTATTTGgactttttaaaaagatgTAGTTGGAATAAGAGTTATTCCATGCATAttggaatattttattaaaatttatttcatcaaTAGCCAATGATAGGggagataaaaaagaataatttttcatatcatCTAGATGATCTCCTAAGTATATCCCTTTaactttattctttttattgttatatgaAAACTCGttagaattatttaaaatattcgtTTTGTTCCTATCAATGAAATAGGAAACGGGGTACATCTTTTGCACATTGCTTATATgtctatttttttccttcttcacAAACAGAGAAAAAAAGTCTAATAAGATGTAGAAGCATTTATAAAACATGTTCTTGTAGCGTTGATTTCTACTTCTTACACTTCTACTCATCTGATCATCTATGTCACTACTTTCATCACTTCCACTCCTTTGCTCTCCCCCCTCGGGCGCATTTGTAGCTTTTTCCTTAATTGTGATATAGAATGGACTGGTGtgcaaataaatatatttaacttgttcttcctcttcatcgtaaaaatctttttctttttttatatggcTTTCTTCTGTTTCTACATATCTTTCTTCCTTTCTTCTATGTCTTTCTTCCTTTCTTCTATGTCTTTCTTCCTTTCTTCTATGTCTTTCTTCCTTTCTTCTATATCTTTCTTCCTTTCCTCTATGTATTTCTTCCTTTCCTCTATGTATTTCTTCCTTTCCTCTATGGCTTTCTTCCTTTCCTCTATGTATTTCTTCCTTTCCTCTATGGCTTTCTTCCTTTCCTCTATGTATTTCTTCCTGTCCATcatgtattttttctatttttccaTCTCCTTTTCCCTTTTCCTCTTTTGCTATAAGCACTGTGGACTCATGCCGTTGTTCTCTTTCTCTACGAACATGATGACATTCATAGTCATCAGAGCTTGAACAGCTTGGTTTTGataatcttttatttattacattgtATGAAGAAACAAAAAGATGATCTCTAAAATTTTCAACAAAAAAATCTGCTAATGATGGATGAATGACTAAATTACAAGTAACTTTTGAAAAAAcaagaataattatatttatcactataaatttaaataggaacattttaaaaaaaaaaaaaaaaaaaaaaaaaggggggtCGAGATGTGTTAATGTTCCAAATGGATAGTAATAATACTAAAATACTCAATTTTTAAGAATTCCGTTTTCCATGCcttattactaaaaaaatcattttgcTCAAACTTCTTTCAGCATTATTAtaaggaaatatataaatatatatgtttatatgtataaacggGTTGTTACATAAGCACATATgagtatatgtacataaacgCAGTCATGTGCTCGTATGTGCATAAACGAGGTCATGTGTTCATATAAACTTAGCTAAACACGCTTACGCATAGcatataccaaaaaaaaaaaaaaaaaaaaaaaaaaaaaaaaaatccttCCTTTTTTAACTGTATTATGCCTTGCAAAATATGTACACTTAAAGCTTTTGATCTCCCTAGGCAATTGcatacattttaaaagataacaaaattaaataaaaaataaatatatatttatgtatatatataaatacggacgtatatttatgtatatatacatagaaaCATTTAGCTTACAATTTGTTAAAaggaacaaataaaaataaaaaaaaaaaaaaattaaaaaaaaaaagcagtgAACGTACATGTGTTTATCATATTTGCATGCATTTGCACTTGCATTTAGATCTCttcgaattttttttccttttttcgcattttttaaattgattttataaatatatatatatatattaatacatacatgtataaatatgtataaatatatataaatatgtataaatatgtataaatatgtataaatacgtataaatacgtataaatatgtataaatacgtataaatatgtataaatatgtataaatacgtataaatatgtataaatatgtataaatatgtataaatacgtataaatatgtataaatatgtataaatatgtacaaatacgtattttttttttttttaaatacgcaattattttttaagtgttACGAATGAACAGACCACTAGActtttaaaaggaaaagtaCACATAAATTCACTGCAGGTagtaaaatatgcatatatacgcataatgcacgtatgtatgcTTATTTGTGTAAAGAGGGTTATGTTGTAAATTTTGTGAAGACCGCGCATTTGTTTTTGCATTTTAGGATTGAGAGTGTAATTCGTTTCTTCCTCCGTCGGGCCttataattgttattatgattgtattttttttttttttttttttttttttttttacgccccttttatgaataaattattttatttcattacatttcgttgtattttattttttggaatATACCTGAACATTCTACATTTGAACGAACTGAgtattcctttttaatttcatttttttcaataagaGACTAAAGATataagtttttt contains:
- the ARP6 gene encoding actin-related protein, putative yields the protein MSAPVNIDIPKLILDNGGGLIKGGILPSYSQLNDALFDEIEPKFIVPNCVGQIRKKNIFHISDSCYSICEYFCHRPHVDGLLLDLEMQTKIWEKIFSCKQTIGYKINDMAICITESYLTPAYIRQGVIELLFEYFNFDQIVIVSSQTMLPFSYIGLNLGQYDILNPPIFNNDSYVIKKKYITKRRRTGEKTNKPNVPKRSLTPRNSAKEEEEQQEQQMKEQHEEEVEEEEEDYLGMDTNSGRGYNLLKMESKKSMEGTNEWEAMDEMNKSELNGYEVEREASRETSREKTRRGNSQMSREISCEGNKRGNDQMRYETSYDMSYDTSECNGEENKMVQYNDNSQNINNSVLTNRHIFIKNIECYNKYTYKVYMNKMYHGENWQEYYFNSFFNMNSVHNSEQSNTLNSFVNNVYSDRSKIIKGGTYLPISNNKINIVKRLCSNNYIGNNFLNQDPNFLLPDKIDLYRTYYDINFKDINMFKEYYNNNYINNFYNNIINGNYNLSLRNPCALYIDVGYSHTYILPYIEYKLIEYATLRTKVSASILNTYLKNTLSYKHVNLEHNELLVENIKERACYVSLDYVKDLQNEKKRLEEIKKQRIKDKLNMRKEILMKQLEQEKNDNSKKVSFKGRDEYLQIPPVNDFSRRSGRDCGENDLEKRKEKNNSHKECNSYSSNSNSNSNSSSGSDRDSDRGRDRGSDRGSDRGSDRGRDRGRDRGRDRGSNDRGSNDRGRDRGRDRGRDRGSNKGIYRDSVSGSSSSGSGRGSNNSGRSGGGKKDGSVEKGGNRGTVTHNSVKNQMIDKYSEKGRNKGKRTTEMLMGGKSEDMFLNGRDNNGEFTNENLNSPSNSSYVNFGVEQDTCNMVKNEKDEAEYTNKYISNSCSNNCSSNDCSSNNRSGNNCSSNNRSGNNCSSNNRSGNDCSSNNRSGNNVRDEEREQMKKNNKKKTHKMTEQHLLYKYKLLDYNNATKREINEVFDTLRENCTNDCIYLESDYDYKQEFSNFKDDNIFINDLNVKGGNKQKEDIINLTNERIGIPEVLFNPQDINLEHCSIVELIYRCISLLPKEIQKYFLSQIYISGGSTKFKNFKHRLYKELRAIFPTEWEINIYSHKNSLYSNYIGTYVWLSDQNIYNYNVITRQQYFNHGKKT
- the PmUG01_03025800 gene encoding conserved Plasmodium protein, unknown function; this translates as MFLFKFIVINIIILVFSKVTCNLVIHPSLADFFVENFRDHLFVSSYNVINKRLSKPSCSSSDDYECHHVRREREQRHESTVLIAKEEKGKGDGKIEKIHDGQEEIHRGKEESHRGKEEIHRGKEESHRGKEEIHRGKEEIHRGKEERYRRKEERHRRKEERHRRKEERHRRKEERYVETEESHIKKEKDFYDEEEEQVKYIYLHTSPFYITIKEKATNAPEGGEQRSGSDESSDIDDQMSRSVRSRNQRYKNMFYKCFYILLDFFSLFVKKEKNRHISNVQKMYPVSYFIDRNKTNILNNSNEFSYNNKKNKVKGIYLGDHLDDMKNYSFLSPLSLAIDEINFNKIFQYAWNNSYSNYIFLKSPNKSQEKKNNIIIKDKVMPDEAVPDEAVPDVVPIEIVNEKKSYMNDEDKLGQVHKTKMNNKEQGEDLSQEEVNTLEDDSSTIRTDKQYDNVDSIKENIFQGGKTNREDEINDSAYHTLLNNDNDLIIKYIMKSNKDYQYFKLLSRTKAHVNINSVGLILKKLNISEENNFDKILKNNKKLKIGICTTERSKKMLAHDPLRNVHLYKQTLGSLLQREQSKRSSGRSSGRSSGRSSGRSSGRSSGRSSGRSSGRSSGRSSGRSSSRSSSSSSSSGNSDWYSDGYDGGGYHYDDDDSYGYDYEYNRAYGNADDRNTFACAFFRSIDKSELLFYLRRNDNKEGGERNHHHSPEDRSNLDVQRDSSKMENSCIGCNNNECCNNNEVNKTNYGCKENIVIQGDKSICTLKKNRDKKIVISDHILYKEWKKANFDKSKLSMLSTNILNNLKKYKEYNYKKNIYKLHVDYNGICKSIVFIYKYEKKAFLKFIFQHDVCLNYNFLNKNIFFNYMNSNIKPNFILRGIWNYAVPKKVAYVRNLLHSSGCTGNSNDMVDTNKCDYSCSGHDNGDKGDRLGRCTFPDRFFIYNDLYNLGEARGISGVISGNNGEEAESRSRGNERGRVYWYEQVLNPSIDSSKRFVRMKLGNFESNKLQEKDEHAFLMNKLLKSSSDILLLSKKGFIEFKIPVVLNELFVSFHPNPLYEYVCNNNSTAGTSTLSIISSGNKNNTSNRHMNEYDGINTNRCSFNKPYYLYVFFNFFLNNNRKYNIKLDIHIDHVKRFNKTKDIPFQYINVLNYLKNNINHYRINRIEIVYSFLPFLQANDFVDHTNLPFYVALKSFIINQSEKVYNYIPIFYTTNINFMQVLSRNIKNDQPRDDARTKGGVQNGEKGENDMHSSGEKVGREGRTVEEEEKGTNRMIGSFTRAITVDFTGGHTGGHTGDITIGGTTASTIGSMTGSTTGSTTYVSTDPSSHYTSFSMQDESGEGGIEQSKYPPYTTPEQLFKREESVPMDWSNSKDSDANNFININSFSMFTTVSENIFMKHLMQYKCTSCSCTYDENVKEFLLAKSSMKRVRNKKREKGKGKGSTVDNATNANKISTEGEKEEEEKEEEEEEEKRKMHAINKSIFSFDNDIQISPLFYDDKKRNTYEDKDEDKDKDKDEDKEDIEEDIEEDGVEEGEKIEMSHTEKEYHRFLKEELYKYITYDRKNIVAYNMNYMYISEFKNKKYIIPPYNKGILINFEKENEQIFCDPYNDISYIKEKFNHNISYNDTRNIFETIYIYSALLPMESDIYDFNFLTKNNLTLKQRQTENSKTLFKNLIPFTRYEDF